Proteins encoded by one window of Macaca mulatta isolate MMU2019108-1 chromosome 10, T2T-MMU8v2.0, whole genome shotgun sequence:
- the TSHZ2 gene encoding teashirt homolog 2 isoform X1: MPRRKQQAPKRAAGYAQEEQLKEEEEIKEEEEEEDSGSVAQLQGGNDTGTDEELETGPEQKSCFSYQNSPGSHLSNQDAENESLLSDASDQVSDIKSVCGRDAWDKKANTHVKLPNEAHNCMDKMTAVYANILSDSYWSGLGLGFKLSGSERRNCDTRNGSNKSDFDWHQDALSKSLQQNLPSRSVSKPSLFSSVQLYRQSSKMCGTVFTGASRFRCRQCSAAYDTLVELTVHMNETGHYQDDNRKKDKLRPTSYSKPRKRAFQDMDKEDAQKVLKCMFCGDSFDSLQDLSVHMIKTKHYQKVPLKEPVPTISSKMVTPAKKRVFDVNRPCSPDSTTGSFADSFSQKNANLQLSSNNRYGYQNGASYTWQFEACKSQILKCMECGSSHDTLQQLTTHMMVTGHFLKVTSSASKKGKQLVLDPLAVEKMQSLSEAPNSDSLAPKPSSNSVSDCAASTTELKKESKKERPEDTSRDEKVVKSEDNEDPLQKSLDPTIKYQYLREEDLEDGSKGGGDILKSLENTVTTAINKAQNGAPSWSAYPSIHAAYQLSEGAKPPLPMGSQVLQIRPNLTNKLRPIAPKWKMMPLVSVPTHLAPYTQIKKESEDKDEAVKECGKESPHEEASSFSHSEGDSFRKSETPPEAKKTELGSLKEEDKLMKEGSEKEKPQPLEPTSALSNGCALANHAPALPCINPLSALQSVLNNHLGKATEPLRSPSCSSPSSSTISMFHKSNLSVMDKPVLSPTSTRPASVSRRYLFENSDQPIDLTKSKSKKAESSQAQSCTSPPQKHALSDIADMVKVLPKATTPKPASSSRIPPMKLEMDVRRFEDVSSEVSTLHKRKGRQSNWNPQHLLILQAQFASSLFQTSEGKYLLSDLGPQERMQISKFTGLSMTTISHWLANVKYQLRKTGGTKFLKNMDKGHPIFYCSDCASQFRTPSTYISHLESHLGFQMKDMTRLSVDQQSKVEQEISRVSSAQRSPETIAVEEDTDSKFKCKLCCRTFVSKHAVKLHLSKTHSKSPEHHSQFVTDVDEE; this comes from the coding sequence GCTACGCCCAGGAGGAACAGctgaaagaagaggaggaaataaaagaagaggaggaggaggaggacagcgGTTCAGTAGCTCAGCTGCAGGGTGGCAATGACACAGGGACGGACGAGGAGCTAGAAACGGGCCCAGAGCAAAAAAGCTGCTTCAGTTACCAGAACTCTCCGGGAAGTCATTTGTCCAATCAGGATGCCGAGAATGAGTCTCTGCTGAGCGACGCCAGTGATCAGGTGTCAGACATCAAGAGTGTCTGCGGCCGAGATGCCTGGGACAAGAAAGCAAACACTCACGTCAAGCTTCCAAATGAAGCGCACAACTGCATGGATAAAATGACTGCTGTCTACGCCAACATCCTGTCGGATTCCTACTGGTCAGGCCTGGGCCTTGGCTTCAAGCTGTCCGGTAGTGAGAGGCGGAACTGTGACACCCGAAACGGCAGCAACAAGAGTGATTTTGACTGGCACCAAGACGCTCTGTCCAAAAGCCTGCAGCAGAACTTGCCTTCTAGGTCCGTCTCGAAACCCAGCCTGTTCAGCTCGGTGCAGTTGTACCGGCAGAGCAGCAAGATGTGCGGGACTGTGTTCACAGGGGCCAGCAGATTCCGGTGCCGACAGTGCAGCGCAGCCTATGACACCCTAGTCGAGTTGACTGTGCACATGAATGAAACGGGCCACTATCAAGATGACAACCGCAAAAAGGACAAGCTCAGACCCACAAGCTATTCAAAGCCCCGGAAAAGGGCTTTCCAGGATATGGACAAGGAGGATGCTCAAAAGGTTCTGAAATGTATGTTTTGTGGCGACTCCTTCGATTCCCTCCAAGATTTGAGCGTCCacatgattaaaacaaaacattaccAAAAAGTGCCTTTGAAGGAGCCAGTCCCAACCATTTCCTCGAAAATGGTCACCCCGGCGAAAAAACGCGTTTTTGATGTCAATCGGCCGTGTTCCCCCGATTCAACCACAGGATCTTTTGCAGATTCTTTTTCTCAGAAGAACGCCAACTTGCAGTTGTCCTCCAACAACCGCTATGGCTACCAAAATGGAGCCAGCTACACCTGGCAGTTTGAGGCCTGCAAGTCCCAGATCTTAAAGTGCATGGAGTGTGGGAGCTCCCATGACACCTTGCAGCAGCTCACCACCCACATGATGGTCACAGGTCACTTTCTCAAGGTCACCAGCTCTGCCTCCAAGAAAGGGAAGCAGCTGGTATTAGACCCACTAGCAGTGGAGAAAATGCAGTCGTTGTCCGAGGCCCCCAACAGTGATTCTCTGGCTCCCAAGCCATCCAGTAACTCAGTATCAGATTGTGCAGCCTCTACAACTGAGCTAAAGAAAGAGAGTAAAAAAGAAAGGCCAGAGGACACCAGCAGGGATGAGAAAGTCGTGAAAAGCGAGGACAATGAAGATCCTCTACAAAAATCTTTAGACCCTACCATCAAATATCAATACCTAAGGGAGGAGGACTTGGAAGATGGCTCAAAGGGTGGAGGGGACATTTTGAAATCTTTGGAAAATACTGTCACCACAGCCATCAACAAAGCCCAAAACGGGGCCCCCAGCTGGAGTGCCTACCCCAGCATCCACGCAGCCTACCAGCTGTCTGAGGGCGCCAAGCCGCCTCTGCCTATGGGATCCCAGGTACTGCAGATCCGGCCTAATCTCACCAACAAGCTGAGGCCCATTGCACCAAAGTGGAAAATGATGCCACTCGTTTCTGTACCTACACACCTGGCCCCTTACACTCAAATCAAGAAGGAGTCAGAAGACAAAGATGAAGCCGTGAAGGAGTGTGGGAAAGAAAGTCCCCATGAAGAGGCCTCATCTTTCAGCCACAGTGAGGGCGATTCTTTCCGCAAAAGCGAAACGCCTCCAGAAGCCAAAAAGACTGAGCTGGGTTCCCTGAAGGAGGAGGACAAGCTGATGAAAGAGGGCAGCGAGAAGGAGAAACCCCAGCCCCTGGAGCCCACGTCTGCTCTGAGCAACGGGTGCGCCCTCGCCAACCACGCCCCGGCCCTGCCATGCATCAACCCACTCAGCGCCCTGCAGTCCGTCCTGAACAATCACCTGGGCAAAGCCACGGAGCCCTTGCGCTCACCTTCCTGCTCCAGCCCAAGTTCAAGCACAATTTCCATGTTCCACAAGTCGAATCTCAGTGTCATGGACAAGCCGGTCTTGAGTCCCACCTCCACAAGGCCAGCCAGCGTGTCCAGGCGCTACCTGTTTGAGAACAGCGATCAGCCCATCGACCTGACCAAGTCCAAAAGCAAGAAAGCTGAGTCCTCGCAAGCACAATCCTGTACGTCCCCACCTCAGAAGCACGCTCTGTCTGACATCGCCGACATGGTCAAAGTCCTCCCCAAAGCCACCACCCCAAAGCCAGCCTCCTCTTCCAGGATCCCTCCCATGAAGCTGGAAATGGATGTCAGACGCTTTGAGGATGTCTCCAGTGAAGTCTCAACTTTGCATAAAAGAAAAGGCCGGCAGTCCAACTGGAATCCTCAGCATCTTCTGATTCTACAAGCCCAGTTTGCCTCAAGCCTCTTCCAGACGTCAGAGGGCAAATACCTGCTGTCTGATCTGGGCCCACAAGAGCGTATGCAAATCTCGAAGTTTACGGGACTCTCAATGACCACTATCAGTCACTGGCTGGCCAACGTCAAGTACCAGCTTAGGAAAACAGGCGGGACGAAATTTCTAAAAAACATGGACAAAGGCCACCCCATCTTTTATTGCAGTGACTGTGCCTCCCAGTTCAGAACCCCTTCTACCTACATCAGTCACTTAGAATCTCACCTGGGTTTCCAAATGAAGGACATGACTCGCTTGTCAGTGGACCAGCAAAGCAAGGTGGAGCAAGAGATCTCCCGGGTGTCGTCGGCTCAGAGGTCTCCGGAAACAATAGCTGTCGAAGAGGACACAGACTCTAAATTCAAGTGTAAGTTGTGCTGTCGGACATTTGTGAGCAAACATGCAGTAAAACTCCACCTAAGCAAAACGCACAGCAAGTCACCCGAACACCATTCACAGTTTGTAACAGACGTGGATGAAGAATAG
- the TSHZ2 gene encoding teashirt homolog 2 isoform X2 — MPRRKQQAPKRAAGYAQEEQLKEEEEIKEEEEEEDSGSVAQLQGGNDTGTDEELETGPEQKSCFSYQNSPGSHLSNQDAENESLLSDASDQVSDIKSVCGRDAWDKKANTHVKLPNEAHNCMDKMTAVYANILSDSYWSGLGLGFKLSGSERRNCDTRNGSNKSDFDWHQDALSKSLQQNLPSRSVSKPSLFSSVQLYRQSSKMCGTVFTGASRFRCRQCSAAYDTLVELTVHMNETGHYQDDNRKKDKLRPTSYSKPRKRAFQDMDKEDAQKVLKCMFCGDSFDSLQDLSVHMIKTKHYQKVPLKEPVPTISSKMVTPAKKRVFDVNRPCSPDSTTGSFADSFSQKNANLQLSSNNRYGYQNGASYTWQFEACKSQILKCMECGSSHDTLQQLTTHMMVTGHFLKVTSSASKKGKQLVLDPLAVEKMQSLSEAPNSDSLAPKPSSNSVSDCAASTTELKKESKKERPEDTSRDEKVVKSEDNEDPLQKSLDPTIKYQYLREEDLEDGSKGGGDILKSLENTVTTAINKAQNGAPSWSAYPSIHAAYQLSEGAKPPLPMGSQVLQIRPNLTNKLRPIAPKWKMMPLVSVPTHLAPYTQIKKESEDKDEAVKECGKESPHEEASSFSHSEGDSFRKSETPPEAKKTELGSLKEEDKLMKEGSEKEKPQPLEPTSALSNGCALANHAPALPCINPLSALQSVLNNHLGKATEPLRSPSCSSPSSSTISMFHKSNLSVMDKPVLSPTSTRPASVSRRYLFENSDQPIDLTKSKSKKAESSQAQSCTSPPQKHALSDIADMVKVLPKATTPKPASSSRIPPMKLEMDVRRFEDVSSEVSTLHKRKGRQSNWNPQHLLILQAQFASSLFQTSEGKYLLSDLGPQERMQISKFTGLSMTTISHWLANVKYQLRKTGGTKFLKNMDKGHPIFYCSDCASQFRTPSTYISHLESHLGFQMKDMTRLSVDQQSKVEQEISRVSSAQRSPETIAVEEDTDSKFK, encoded by the coding sequence GCTACGCCCAGGAGGAACAGctgaaagaagaggaggaaataaaagaagaggaggaggaggaggacagcgGTTCAGTAGCTCAGCTGCAGGGTGGCAATGACACAGGGACGGACGAGGAGCTAGAAACGGGCCCAGAGCAAAAAAGCTGCTTCAGTTACCAGAACTCTCCGGGAAGTCATTTGTCCAATCAGGATGCCGAGAATGAGTCTCTGCTGAGCGACGCCAGTGATCAGGTGTCAGACATCAAGAGTGTCTGCGGCCGAGATGCCTGGGACAAGAAAGCAAACACTCACGTCAAGCTTCCAAATGAAGCGCACAACTGCATGGATAAAATGACTGCTGTCTACGCCAACATCCTGTCGGATTCCTACTGGTCAGGCCTGGGCCTTGGCTTCAAGCTGTCCGGTAGTGAGAGGCGGAACTGTGACACCCGAAACGGCAGCAACAAGAGTGATTTTGACTGGCACCAAGACGCTCTGTCCAAAAGCCTGCAGCAGAACTTGCCTTCTAGGTCCGTCTCGAAACCCAGCCTGTTCAGCTCGGTGCAGTTGTACCGGCAGAGCAGCAAGATGTGCGGGACTGTGTTCACAGGGGCCAGCAGATTCCGGTGCCGACAGTGCAGCGCAGCCTATGACACCCTAGTCGAGTTGACTGTGCACATGAATGAAACGGGCCACTATCAAGATGACAACCGCAAAAAGGACAAGCTCAGACCCACAAGCTATTCAAAGCCCCGGAAAAGGGCTTTCCAGGATATGGACAAGGAGGATGCTCAAAAGGTTCTGAAATGTATGTTTTGTGGCGACTCCTTCGATTCCCTCCAAGATTTGAGCGTCCacatgattaaaacaaaacattaccAAAAAGTGCCTTTGAAGGAGCCAGTCCCAACCATTTCCTCGAAAATGGTCACCCCGGCGAAAAAACGCGTTTTTGATGTCAATCGGCCGTGTTCCCCCGATTCAACCACAGGATCTTTTGCAGATTCTTTTTCTCAGAAGAACGCCAACTTGCAGTTGTCCTCCAACAACCGCTATGGCTACCAAAATGGAGCCAGCTACACCTGGCAGTTTGAGGCCTGCAAGTCCCAGATCTTAAAGTGCATGGAGTGTGGGAGCTCCCATGACACCTTGCAGCAGCTCACCACCCACATGATGGTCACAGGTCACTTTCTCAAGGTCACCAGCTCTGCCTCCAAGAAAGGGAAGCAGCTGGTATTAGACCCACTAGCAGTGGAGAAAATGCAGTCGTTGTCCGAGGCCCCCAACAGTGATTCTCTGGCTCCCAAGCCATCCAGTAACTCAGTATCAGATTGTGCAGCCTCTACAACTGAGCTAAAGAAAGAGAGTAAAAAAGAAAGGCCAGAGGACACCAGCAGGGATGAGAAAGTCGTGAAAAGCGAGGACAATGAAGATCCTCTACAAAAATCTTTAGACCCTACCATCAAATATCAATACCTAAGGGAGGAGGACTTGGAAGATGGCTCAAAGGGTGGAGGGGACATTTTGAAATCTTTGGAAAATACTGTCACCACAGCCATCAACAAAGCCCAAAACGGGGCCCCCAGCTGGAGTGCCTACCCCAGCATCCACGCAGCCTACCAGCTGTCTGAGGGCGCCAAGCCGCCTCTGCCTATGGGATCCCAGGTACTGCAGATCCGGCCTAATCTCACCAACAAGCTGAGGCCCATTGCACCAAAGTGGAAAATGATGCCACTCGTTTCTGTACCTACACACCTGGCCCCTTACACTCAAATCAAGAAGGAGTCAGAAGACAAAGATGAAGCCGTGAAGGAGTGTGGGAAAGAAAGTCCCCATGAAGAGGCCTCATCTTTCAGCCACAGTGAGGGCGATTCTTTCCGCAAAAGCGAAACGCCTCCAGAAGCCAAAAAGACTGAGCTGGGTTCCCTGAAGGAGGAGGACAAGCTGATGAAAGAGGGCAGCGAGAAGGAGAAACCCCAGCCCCTGGAGCCCACGTCTGCTCTGAGCAACGGGTGCGCCCTCGCCAACCACGCCCCGGCCCTGCCATGCATCAACCCACTCAGCGCCCTGCAGTCCGTCCTGAACAATCACCTGGGCAAAGCCACGGAGCCCTTGCGCTCACCTTCCTGCTCCAGCCCAAGTTCAAGCACAATTTCCATGTTCCACAAGTCGAATCTCAGTGTCATGGACAAGCCGGTCTTGAGTCCCACCTCCACAAGGCCAGCCAGCGTGTCCAGGCGCTACCTGTTTGAGAACAGCGATCAGCCCATCGACCTGACCAAGTCCAAAAGCAAGAAAGCTGAGTCCTCGCAAGCACAATCCTGTACGTCCCCACCTCAGAAGCACGCTCTGTCTGACATCGCCGACATGGTCAAAGTCCTCCCCAAAGCCACCACCCCAAAGCCAGCCTCCTCTTCCAGGATCCCTCCCATGAAGCTGGAAATGGATGTCAGACGCTTTGAGGATGTCTCCAGTGAAGTCTCAACTTTGCATAAAAGAAAAGGCCGGCAGTCCAACTGGAATCCTCAGCATCTTCTGATTCTACAAGCCCAGTTTGCCTCAAGCCTCTTCCAGACGTCAGAGGGCAAATACCTGCTGTCTGATCTGGGCCCACAAGAGCGTATGCAAATCTCGAAGTTTACGGGACTCTCAATGACCACTATCAGTCACTGGCTGGCCAACGTCAAGTACCAGCTTAGGAAAACAGGCGGGACGAAATTTCTAAAAAACATGGACAAAGGCCACCCCATCTTTTATTGCAGTGACTGTGCCTCCCAGTTCAGAACCCCTTCTACCTACATCAGTCACTTAGAATCTCACCTGGGTTTCCAAATGAAGGACATGACTCGCTTGTCAGTGGACCAGCAAAGCAAGGTGGAGCAAGAGATCTCCCGGGTGTCGTCGGCTCAGAGGTCTCCGGAAACAATAGCTGTCGAAGAGGACACAGACTCTAAATTCAAGT